A portion of the Algisphaera agarilytica genome contains these proteins:
- a CDS encoding glucoamylase family protein, whose protein sequence is MIQVFRKVVKAIALAAVVAGVHSAAPSAAVAQVQNDRPVFMSDRAFLDEWQLRCFKYFWEQTSPATGMTADRAPADGSRLVYAGEEPAGSIAAVGFGLTALTIADERGWVETDASQERVVTTLRFLLDKAEHKEGFFYHFIDMTTGQRIWNCEVSSIDTALLLAGVLTVRQYYSDHAEIPELATAIYDRVNWPWMMSDGKTLSMGWTPEEGFITWRWDHFSEHLVLQMLGLGSNTHPLPEHTWHNWKRGPVYTNENTGERFMSFPPLFVHQFSHAWIDFRGKRDDYADYWTNSVFATRAHRDMFSSPELTERFPHYSEMLWGITSSDSANGYTAWGGPDPSPHIDGTIVPCAAAGSIPFKPDECIAAVRHMVDVYGDKVWKHYGLADAFNPATGWVANDVIGIDVGITMLMIENERSGFVWRQFMANPEINRAMLTAGFRPLPADQEQAVALFFDGDGPSYAYAEDSPESSEPTDTDATSAE, encoded by the coding sequence ATGATCCAGGTGTTTCGGAAAGTGGTCAAGGCAATCGCACTCGCGGCCGTGGTGGCCGGCGTGCATTCGGCCGCGCCCTCGGCGGCGGTGGCTCAGGTGCAGAACGATCGGCCGGTGTTCATGAGCGACCGCGCGTTTCTCGACGAATGGCAGCTGCGCTGCTTCAAGTACTTCTGGGAACAGACCAGCCCCGCGACCGGCATGACCGCCGACCGCGCCCCCGCCGACGGCAGCCGATTGGTCTACGCCGGCGAAGAACCCGCGGGCAGCATCGCCGCGGTCGGCTTCGGCCTCACCGCGCTGACCATTGCGGATGAACGTGGCTGGGTGGAAACCGACGCGTCGCAAGAGCGCGTCGTTACCACGCTGCGTTTCCTGCTCGACAAGGCCGAACACAAGGAAGGCTTTTTCTACCACTTCATCGACATGACCACGGGTCAGCGGATCTGGAACTGCGAAGTGTCGTCGATCGACACCGCCCTGCTCTTGGCGGGTGTGTTGACCGTACGTCAGTACTACTCGGATCACGCTGAGATCCCCGAGCTCGCGACCGCGATTTACGACCGCGTGAACTGGCCGTGGATGATGAGCGACGGCAAGACGCTGAGCATGGGTTGGACGCCGGAAGAAGGCTTCATTACCTGGCGGTGGGACCACTTCAGCGAGCACCTCGTGCTGCAGATGCTGGGCCTGGGCAGCAACACCCACCCGCTTCCCGAGCACACCTGGCACAACTGGAAGCGTGGCCCGGTCTACACCAACGAAAACACCGGCGAACGTTTCATGTCGTTCCCCCCGCTGTTCGTGCACCAGTTCAGCCACGCGTGGATCGATTTCCGCGGCAAGCGTGACGACTACGCCGACTACTGGACCAACTCGGTCTTCGCCACGCGGGCCCACCGCGACATGTTCAGCTCGCCCGAGCTGACCGAGCGTTTTCCGCACTACAGCGAGATGCTCTGGGGCATCACCTCCAGCGACTCGGCCAATGGCTACACCGCCTGGGGCGGCCCCGATCCCTCGCCGCACATCGACGGCACCATCGTGCCCTGTGCCGCAGCTGGTTCGATCCCGTTCAAGCCCGACGAGTGCATTGCCGCCGTCCGCCACATGGTGGATGTCTACGGCGACAAGGTGTGGAAGCACTACGGCCTGGCCGACGCCTTCAACCCCGCCACCGGCTGGGTCGCCAACGACGTGATCGGCATCGACGTGGGCATCACCATGCTCATGATCGAAAACGAACGCTCCGGCTTCGTCTGGCGTCAATTCATGGCCAACCCCGAGATCAACCGCGCCATGCTCACCGCCGGCTTCCGTCCGCTGCCCGCGGATCAGGAACAAGCCGTGGCCCTGTTCTTCGATGGCGACGGCCCGAGCTACGCCTACGCCGAGGACTCCCCGGAATCGTCCGAGCCGACCGACACGGACGCCACTTCGGCCGAGTGA
- a CDS encoding C1 family peptidase has translation MTTLSSSSSPTSADAGISPESLAQWRQAFDENPQHRLMQNAVTRAALDDVALDREVVTGIDHTFSHVLDDWAVTSQKKSGRCWMFAGLNLLRVGAMKKMNLKAFEFSQNYTFFWDKLERANYFFEQILLTADRDIDDRVVAYLLDHPLDDGGQWNMFVNVVKKYGLVPKSAMPESESSSNTPRMNANLKTILREGAATLRNLKANGAVREALDAKKQDLMQTVYRVLAIHLGTPPTEFDWRWNDKDKQFHHVGTVTPQEFAEKYCTIDLDDYVCLVHDPRPSSPQGKAFTVAHLGNVLGGDYDGGVRYVNVDINLMKDVTRRSMTERGEPVWMGCDVGKMMHRELGIWDAKLFDYEGVYNASFTHDKADRLIHHQTLMTHAMMFTGVDVDPGTNSARRWRVENSWGDENGIKGYYTMNDSWFDEYMFEVAVHKDLLPADVVAAAQSEPVVLPPWDPMGSLAE, from the coding sequence TTGACCACGCTTTCCTCGTCTTCGTCCCCGACCTCGGCCGATGCCGGCATCTCTCCCGAATCTCTCGCGCAGTGGCGGCAGGCCTTCGACGAGAACCCGCAGCACCGGCTGATGCAAAACGCCGTGACCCGGGCGGCGCTGGACGATGTGGCGCTCGACCGTGAAGTGGTCACGGGCATCGACCACACCTTCAGCCACGTGCTCGACGACTGGGCGGTGACCAGCCAGAAGAAGTCGGGCCGGTGCTGGATGTTCGCGGGTTTGAACCTTCTGCGCGTCGGCGCGATGAAGAAGATGAACCTCAAGGCGTTCGAGTTCAGCCAGAACTACACGTTCTTCTGGGACAAGCTCGAGCGAGCCAACTACTTTTTTGAACAGATCCTGCTGACTGCGGACCGCGACATCGACGACCGCGTCGTCGCCTACCTGCTCGACCACCCGCTCGACGACGGCGGGCAGTGGAACATGTTCGTCAACGTCGTGAAGAAGTACGGCCTCGTGCCCAAGTCGGCGATGCCCGAATCCGAAAGCTCATCCAACACCCCGCGGATGAACGCCAACCTCAAGACGATCCTCCGTGAAGGCGCCGCCACGCTACGCAACCTGAAGGCAAACGGCGCGGTCCGTGAAGCACTCGACGCCAAGAAACAAGACCTGATGCAGACGGTCTACCGCGTCTTGGCGATCCACCTCGGCACCCCACCGACCGAGTTCGACTGGCGGTGGAACGACAAGGACAAGCAGTTCCACCACGTCGGCACCGTCACCCCGCAAGAGTTCGCCGAGAAGTACTGCACGATCGACCTCGACGACTACGTCTGCCTCGTGCACGACCCGCGTCCGTCTTCACCGCAAGGCAAAGCCTTCACCGTCGCCCACCTGGGCAACGTGCTCGGCGGCGACTACGACGGCGGCGTGCGCTACGTCAACGTTGATATCAACCTCATGAAAGACGTCACCCGCCGCAGCATGACCGAACGCGGCGAGCCGGTGTGGATGGGATGCGATGTCGGCAAAATGATGCACCGCGAACTCGGCATCTGGGACGCCAAGCTGTTCGACTACGAGGGCGTGTATAACGCCAGCTTTACCCACGACAAAGCGGATCGCCTCATCCACCACCAGACCTTGATGACCCACGCCATGATGTTCACCGGCGTCGACGTCGACCCCGGCACCAACTCGGCCCGCCGCTGGCGCGTCGAAAATTCCTGGGGCGACGAGAACGGCATCAAGGGCTACTACACCATGAACGACTCGTGGTTCGACGAGTACATGTTCGAGGTGGCGGTTCACAAAGACCTCTTGCCCGCCGACGTGGTTGCCGCAGCTCAGAGTGAACCCGTCGTCCTGCCGCCGTGGGACCCGATGGGGTCGTTGGCCGAGTGA
- a CDS encoding NfeD family protein — protein MKRSFRRAGLLLVLLGLMLGLAEPASEPSPEVDPPVTEAAAESEVVETEASAESNPTAASAPAKTVSSLPSGSNVAVIPIEGIIYDFTLDSLQRRIDRALADGASVIVLEIDTNGGLVTAALDISRYLKDPTEVPVPTVAWIKPKALSAGIMIAAACDEIIMAPAAQTGDCAPIVPGMNLSPTERAKAFSPIAAEFKNSAATNGYTYATFHAMCVLGVELYLIEHPDTGERLVVNQADYAVMVNGDLSASTGIPIDNSTSTPSGNIPSLPIPGSSNSQTLGPTNTTLDLAEAESYRPEDVGVWKPVISLPSGKSAPNGRFHSGVGLLFTTDDVLAADIGLSKATIQNDADLQRYLGAASVTRIDQSWSENFAGFLTKLWVRAILVVLLAIGVFLELQAPGLGIPGAIALLALVGLFGAPMIIGLADIWHILLFMVGLTLLIVEIGLGGATFGVLGVVGIIVMIGALVISVIPSTGGIPAPGMWNQLLAALLATVIAFVLGGVGIGLLMRNFGNIPGLSRLVLADAQASAGDVTEPTHLAGDEVHGNGHITVGQTGKVLSTLRPAGEAEIDGQVIDVTSLGAFLEPGTPIRVVEVTRYSIVVDAVQES, from the coding sequence ATGAAACGATCTTTTCGCCGTGCCGGGCTGCTGCTTGTTCTCCTCGGATTGATGCTGGGGCTGGCCGAGCCGGCGTCTGAACCCAGCCCGGAGGTTGATCCGCCGGTGACCGAGGCCGCCGCCGAAAGCGAGGTCGTTGAGACCGAGGCGTCGGCCGAGTCCAATCCAACCGCCGCATCCGCCCCCGCCAAAACGGTGTCGAGCCTGCCCAGCGGGTCGAACGTCGCGGTCATCCCCATCGAAGGGATCATCTACGACTTCACCCTCGACAGCCTGCAGCGCCGCATCGATCGTGCCCTGGCCGACGGCGCCTCGGTCATCGTGTTGGAGATCGACACCAACGGCGGACTCGTCACCGCCGCCCTCGACATCTCCCGCTACCTCAAAGACCCCACCGAGGTCCCCGTCCCCACCGTCGCCTGGATTAAACCCAAGGCCCTCTCGGCCGGGATCATGATCGCCGCGGCCTGCGACGAGATCATCATGGCCCCCGCCGCCCAGACCGGCGACTGCGCCCCGATCGTGCCGGGCATGAACCTCTCGCCCACCGAGCGTGCCAAGGCCTTCTCGCCCATCGCCGCGGAGTTCAAAAACTCGGCCGCCACCAACGGCTACACCTACGCCACCTTCCACGCGATGTGCGTGCTCGGCGTCGAACTCTACCTCATCGAACACCCCGACACCGGCGAGCGCCTCGTCGTGAACCAGGCCGACTACGCCGTCATGGTCAACGGCGATCTCTCGGCCTCCACCGGCATCCCCATCGACAACTCCACCAGCACCCCCAGCGGCAACATCCCCAGCCTGCCCATCCCCGGCAGCAGCAACAGCCAAACACTGGGCCCCACCAACACCACCCTCGACCTCGCCGAGGCCGAGTCCTACCGCCCCGAAGACGTCGGCGTCTGGAAGCCCGTCATCAGCCTGCCCTCCGGCAAGTCCGCGCCCAACGGCCGGTTCCACTCCGGCGTCGGCCTGCTGTTCACCACCGACGACGTTCTCGCCGCCGACATCGGCCTTTCCAAAGCCACCATCCAAAACGACGCCGACCTGCAACGCTACCTCGGCGCCGCCAGCGTCACGCGGATCGACCAGAGCTGGTCGGAAAACTTCGCGGGCTTCCTCACCAAGCTCTGGGTCCGAGCGATCCTCGTGGTCCTGCTCGCCATCGGCGTGTTCCTCGAACTCCAAGCCCCCGGCCTGGGCATCCCCGGAGCCATCGCGCTGCTCGCCCTCGTGGGCTTGTTCGGCGCCCCGATGATCATCGGCCTGGCCGACATCTGGCACATCCTGCTGTTCATGGTCGGGCTTACGCTGCTGATCGTCGAAATCGGATTGGGGGGTGCGACCTTCGGGGTCCTCGGCGTGGTCGGCATCATCGTGATGATCGGTGCGCTCGTGATCTCGGTGATCCCGAGCACCGGCGGCATCCCTGCCCCGGGCATGTGGAACCAGCTCCTCGCCGCACTGCTCGCCACCGTCATCGCCTTCGTGCTCGGCGGCGTGGGCATCGGCCTGCTCATGCGAAACTTCGGCAACATCCCCGGCCTCAGCCGTCTCGTCCTCGCCGACGCCCAGGCCAGCGCCGGCGACGTCACCGAACCCACCCACCTCGCCGGCGACGAAGTCCACGGCAACGGCCACATCACCGTCGGCCAAACCGGCAAAGTCCTCAGCACCCTACGCCCCGCCGGCGAAGCCGAGATCGACGGCCAAGTCATCGACGTCACCAGCCTCGGCGCCTTCCTCGAGCCCGGCACACCCATCCGCGTCGTGGAAGTCACACGCTATTCGATCGTGGTGGATGCGGTTCAGGAAAGCTGA
- a CDS encoding ThuA domain-containing protein: protein MASSPLRVTVWHEYRHDNPDSEHPNATAMELYPDGMHGAIKSAIEEHLGSDVVVTTATLDQDDDHGLSDELLANTDVMTWWGHMAHDKVKDEWAQKVAQRVREGMGLVVLHSGHYAKPFKLLMGTNCHLKWREAGEKERLWVLSPGHPITAGMTKDYIELEHTEMYGEHFDIPDPDELVFTSWFEGGEVFRSGCVWKRGAGKVFYFRPGHETFPIYHNAEVRRVIANGVKYVAPPEGLAKPITVTWDEPQRDLGAEVPGGVVPYREGSPCIKESLSPIEAEHEVDESLHKQANE, encoded by the coding sequence ATGGCCTCATCCCCCCTACGCGTCACCGTCTGGCACGAGTACCGGCACGACAACCCCGACAGCGAACACCCCAACGCCACCGCCATGGAGCTCTACCCCGATGGCATGCACGGCGCGATCAAGTCCGCGATCGAAGAGCACCTCGGCAGCGATGTCGTAGTCACCACCGCCACCCTCGACCAGGACGACGATCACGGCCTGTCGGACGAACTCCTGGCGAACACCGACGTGATGACCTGGTGGGGCCACATGGCCCACGACAAGGTCAAAGACGAGTGGGCGCAGAAAGTCGCCCAGCGTGTCCGCGAAGGCATGGGCCTGGTCGTGCTGCACTCGGGCCACTACGCCAAGCCGTTCAAGCTCCTCATGGGCACCAACTGCCACCTCAAGTGGCGCGAGGCCGGCGAGAAGGAGCGGCTCTGGGTCCTCAGCCCCGGCCACCCCATCACCGCCGGGATGACCAAGGACTACATCGAGCTCGAGCACACCGAGATGTACGGCGAGCACTTCGACATCCCCGACCCCGACGAGCTGGTGTTCACCTCCTGGTTCGAAGGCGGTGAGGTCTTCCGCAGCGGCTGCGTCTGGAAACGCGGCGCGGGCAAAGTGTTCTACTTCCGCCCGGGCCACGAGACGTTCCCGATCTACCACAACGCCGAGGTCCGCCGGGTGATCGCCAACGGCGTGAAATACGTTGCCCCGCCCGAGGGCTTGGCCAAGCCCATCACGGTGACGTGGGACGAGCCCCAGCGTGACCTGGGGGCCGAGGTGCCCGGCGGGGTCGTGCCGTATCGCGAAGGCTCGCCGTGTATCAAAGAATCGCTCTCGCCGATCGAGGCCGAGCACGAGGTGGACGAGTCGCTGCACAAGCAGGCGAACGAGTAG
- a CDS encoding ZIP family metal transporter, producing MPDDILIKAVVAGLLASLACGLGVVPLMVPGLDPKRHSGTGYAVAAGLMFAASVYNLILPGLQVGEGEAAFHWTLAKMLPILGGLFIGAGFLSLSGKLIEDHDLGERLGKGVGGAGGLLIFLAMLIHSIPEGVAVGVGYTAEGTEYAHNPNMGSYLALAIGIHNIPEGLAVAIPLRAAGVSLHKCFWLAVLTSVPQPIAAVPAVLAAWLFNPLMPWLMAFAAGAMIFLVVEELIPEANKTLSCQRVAWAFTFGFGGMMLIQTVL from the coding sequence ATGCCCGACGACATCCTCATCAAGGCGGTGGTGGCGGGGCTGCTCGCGTCGTTGGCGTGTGGGCTCGGGGTGGTGCCGTTGATGGTCCCGGGTCTGGACCCCAAGCGCCACTCGGGCACCGGCTATGCCGTGGCCGCCGGGCTGATGTTTGCCGCCTCGGTCTACAACCTGATCCTCCCGGGGCTGCAGGTCGGCGAGGGCGAGGCCGCGTTTCACTGGACCCTGGCCAAGATGCTGCCCATCCTCGGGGGGCTCTTCATCGGCGCGGGCTTCCTCTCGCTTTCCGGCAAGCTGATCGAAGACCACGACCTGGGCGAACGCCTGGGCAAAGGCGTCGGCGGGGCGGGCGGGCTGCTGATCTTCCTGGCGATGCTGATCCACTCGATCCCCGAGGGCGTCGCGGTCGGCGTGGGCTACACCGCCGAGGGCACCGAGTACGCCCACAACCCCAACATGGGCTCGTACCTCGCGCTGGCGATCGGCATCCACAACATCCCCGAGGGTTTGGCTGTGGCGATCCCGCTTCGCGCCGCGGGGGTGTCGCTGCACAAGTGCTTCTGGCTGGCGGTGTTGACCAGCGTGCCCCAACCGATCGCGGCGGTACCCGCGGTGCTGGCCGCTTGGCTGTTCAACCCGCTGATGCCGTGGCTGATGGCCTTCGCGGCGGGGGCGATGATCTTCCTGGTCGTGGAAGAACTCATCCCCGAAGCGAATAAGACGCTGAGCTGCCAGCGCGTCGCCTGGGCGTTTACCTTCGGCTTCGGCGGGATGATGCTGATCCAGACCGTGCTGTAG
- a CDS encoding ThuA domain-containing protein has protein sequence MKPIALLCSAVVLIAGCAVSPSHAEPAPKLKALIIDGQNNHAVWPKSTIMMKQYLEDTGLFEVEVDRTQFTWKAKREQKWLPLAGVGETQDLEQPKPDPDFKPDFSGYDVVISNFGWKAADWPEVTQRSLEDYMENGGGFVSVHAADNSFANWEEYNRMIGLGGWGGRNHKSGPYVYYNLEGELVHDHSPGGAGAHGKQHEFPITIRVPDHPITKDMPSEWLTTKDECYGKLRGPAENMTILATGFDLTLGPDLDRHEPVFMVIDYGEGRIFHTTLGHDTPAFEGVGFIVSFTRGVEWAATGEVTQPIPDDFPTAEKSSRRPFPAIDKLK, from the coding sequence ATGAAGCCAATCGCCCTGCTGTGTTCTGCCGTGGTCCTCATCGCGGGCTGTGCCGTGTCGCCGTCGCACGCCGAGCCCGCCCCCAAGCTCAAAGCCCTGATCATCGATGGCCAGAACAACCACGCGGTCTGGCCCAAGTCGACGATCATGATGAAGCAGTACCTCGAGGACACCGGCCTGTTCGAGGTCGAAGTCGATCGCACCCAGTTCACCTGGAAAGCCAAACGCGAGCAGAAGTGGCTGCCCCTGGCGGGCGTCGGTGAGACCCAGGACCTGGAGCAGCCCAAGCCCGACCCCGACTTCAAGCCCGACTTCAGCGGCTACGACGTGGTGATTTCCAACTTCGGCTGGAAGGCCGCCGATTGGCCCGAAGTCACGCAGCGGTCGCTCGAGGACTACATGGAGAACGGCGGCGGCTTCGTCTCGGTCCACGCCGCGGACAACAGCTTCGCCAACTGGGAAGAATACAACCGCATGATCGGCCTCGGCGGTTGGGGCGGACGCAACCACAAGAGCGGCCCCTACGTGTACTACAACCTCGAAGGCGAACTGGTCCACGACCACTCGCCCGGCGGCGCAGGAGCCCACGGCAAGCAGCACGAGTTCCCCATCACCATCCGAGTGCCGGACCATCCGATTACCAAGGACATGCCGTCGGAGTGGCTGACCACCAAAGACGAGTGCTACGGCAAGCTCCGCGGCCCGGCCGAGAACATGACCATCCTCGCCACCGGGTTCGACCTGACCCTGGGGCCCGACCTCGACCGCCACGAGCCGGTCTTCATGGTCATCGACTACGGCGAGGGGCGGATCTTCCACACCACGCTCGGCCACGACACGCCGGCATTCGAAGGCGTGGGTTTCATTGTTTCGTTCACCCGCGGGGTCGAATGGGCCGCCACCGGCGAAGTGACCCAGCCGATCCCAGACGACTTCCCCACCGCGGAAAAATCGAGCCGTCGGCCGTTTCCTGCGATCGATAAGCTGAAGTGA
- a CDS encoding agmatine deiminase family protein, with protein sequence MASPPPPEHVSFRWPAEWEPLEAVWVVPPHNPETWPGCLDKAQAEHAAWCKAMAEVVRVRTTDELGIATNDSWIRDFGPLFVWRDEAGSPPLREGLGQGEGAEHSSDLLRQAAADGELRHPHPSPLPQGRGGQTTMPQLVIQDFRFNGWGDKYETRALDDAVSGKLAEALGLPIVKHDQVLEGGALETDGRGTLLTTTDCLLNPSRNGPTDRDTMEQLLNDALGITRTIWLSAQLPGDDTDGHIDNAARFVSPDSVVVHPAIDTTPLRDAGLNVIELPAVDPIFYDYPGDRFGPAQRMQLPCSYANFLIANGRIFVPTFGQPADDRALRLLDDAMPNHTPVPIRSNHLVVGQGALHCLSMQQPAASS encoded by the coding sequence ATGGCTTCCCCTCCGCCCCCTGAACACGTTTCATTCCGCTGGCCCGCTGAGTGGGAGCCGTTGGAAGCGGTGTGGGTGGTCCCGCCGCACAACCCCGAGACCTGGCCGGGCTGCCTGGACAAGGCCCAGGCCGAGCACGCGGCGTGGTGCAAAGCGATGGCCGAGGTGGTGCGGGTACGCACGACCGATGAGCTGGGCATCGCGACCAACGACTCGTGGATCCGTGACTTCGGGCCGTTGTTTGTGTGGCGCGATGAGGCTGGCTCCCCTCCCTTGAGGGAGGGGTTGGGGCAGGGTGAGGGGGCTGAGCACTCGTCTGACCTTTTACGCCAAGCTGCGGCGGATGGCGAGCTTCGTCACCCTCACCCCAGCCCTCTCCCTCAAGGGAGAGGGGGCCAAACCACGATGCCTCAACTCGTCATCCAGGACTTCCGCTTCAACGGCTGGGGCGACAAGTACGAGACCCGCGCCCTCGACGACGCGGTCTCCGGAAAGCTGGCCGAGGCGCTGGGCCTGCCGATCGTGAAACACGACCAGGTCCTCGAAGGCGGCGCCCTCGAAACTGACGGCCGAGGCACCCTACTCACCACCACCGACTGCCTGCTCAACCCCAGCCGTAACGGCCCGACCGACCGCGACACTATGGAGCAACTGCTCAACGACGCCCTCGGCATCACCCGCACGATCTGGCTGTCCGCCCAACTCCCCGGCGACGACACCGACGGCCACATCGACAACGCCGCACGCTTCGTCTCTCCAGATTCCGTCGTGGTCCACCCCGCGATCGACACCACGCCCTTACGCGATGCCGGCTTGAATGTGATCGAGCTCCCCGCCGTCGATCCGATCTTCTACGACTACCCCGGCGACCGCTTCGGCCCGGCCCAACGCATGCAACTCCCGTGCAGCTACGCCAACTTCCTCATCGCCAACGGCCGCATATTCGTCCCGACGTTCGGCCAACCCGCCGACGACCGCGCCCTACGCCTGCTCGACGACGCGATGCCGAATCACACCCCCGTGCCGATCCGCAGCAACCATCTGGTGGTCGGCCAAGGCGCGTTGCACTGCCTGAGTATGCAACAACCCGCCGCGAGCTCATAG
- a CDS encoding bactofilin family protein, with amino-acid sequence MAENESQTTVIGADSYFKGEMQFERTAKIIGRFDGKISGKGELQVGQSATCKADIESSIANIDGTIEGNITAKDAVKLTANGKVKGDITATKMTMAEGASFYGMCAVGPDAAKNAGGGGAPQGGQPQGGQQPPKK; translated from the coding sequence ATGGCAGAGAACGAATCCCAGACGACCGTCATCGGCGCTGACTCGTACTTCAAGGGCGAGATGCAGTTCGAACGCACCGCCAAGATCATCGGCCGGTTCGACGGCAAGATCTCCGGCAAGGGCGAGCTGCAGGTCGGTCAGTCGGCGACCTGCAAGGCCGACATCGAATCCTCGATCGCCAACATCGACGGCACCATCGAAGGCAACATCACCGCCAAGGACGCCGTGAAGCTCACCGCCAACGGCAAGGTCAAGGGCGACATCACCGCCACCAAGATGACCATGGCCGAGGGCGCTTCGTTCTACGGCATGTGTGCGGTCGGTCCCGACGCGGCCAAGAACGCCGGCGGTGGCGGCGCTCCCCAAGGTGGTCAACCCCAAGGCGGACAACAACCCCCCAAGAAGTAA
- a CDS encoding polymer-forming cytoskeletal protein: MARSLPPKTVQCYHCDHRFEVGGRAQSTSCPGCNKPVMVADQVIDKQRGPIRELKTCGKIIVKKRGRLICHHVVAHNGLECEGIVDAQTVLSRQPVFLGKKANFKGDLTAPSVEITEGAQIQPSLFAIGPPIDESPPPEQPPDETPDAPGPDEKESS, encoded by the coding sequence ATGGCGCGTAGTCTGCCCCCCAAGACGGTGCAGTGTTACCACTGTGACCACCGATTCGAAGTCGGTGGCCGCGCCCAGTCCACGTCCTGCCCGGGCTGCAACAAGCCGGTGATGGTCGCCGACCAGGTCATCGACAAGCAGCGTGGGCCGATCCGCGAGCTCAAGACCTGTGGCAAGATCATCGTCAAGAAGCGCGGCCGATTGATCTGCCACCACGTCGTGGCGCACAACGGCCTGGAGTGTGAAGGCATCGTGGATGCCCAGACCGTGTTGAGCCGCCAGCCCGTCTTCCTGGGCAAGAAGGCCAACTTCAAGGGCGACCTGACCGCCCCGTCGGTGGAGATCACCGAGGGCGCCCAGATCCAGCCGAGCCTGTTTGCCATCGGTCCGCCGATCGATGAGTCGCCCCCACCGGAGCAGCCCCCGGACGAAACCCCGGATGCCCCCGGCCCCGATGAAAAGGAATCCTCATGA
- the flgM gene encoding flagellar biosynthesis anti-sigma factor FlgM, whose product MSDIAPLNGPSAASYLPTGKIERPAASSTDVSRGSDQIELSDTAKILAKLADIPEVREDLVARVRAEIANGTYESDAKLNAAIEGLAQDLG is encoded by the coding sequence ATGAGTGACATCGCCCCCCTCAATGGCCCCAGCGCCGCGTCGTACCTGCCCACGGGCAAGATCGAACGCCCCGCGGCTTCGTCGACCGATGTGTCGCGCGGCTCGGATCAGATCGAGCTGTCCGACACCGCTAAGATCCTCGCCAAGCTGGCCGACATCCCCGAAGTGCGTGAAGACCTGGTCGCCCGTGTCCGTGCTGAGATCGCCAACGGCACGTACGAATCCGACGCGAAGCTCAACGCCGCGATCGAAGGCCTCGCTCAAGACCTCGGCTAA
- the folP gene encoding dihydropteroate synthase: MNPTTPDNPTAAAEFRFPGRPTMTLDRPRLMGILNLTPDSFSDGGKYDDLDVAVMRGLVMAREGADLIDVGGESSRPGAERVSADQQIQRTAGVIEALRHTLDGEGYEHVAISIDTTQAKVARAALDAGAGMLNDISAGREDPGMLTLAAERSAPICLMHMHGQPKSMQAAPSYEDVVQEIEAFLAERVEAAVAAGVERSQVVIDPGIGFGKTVEHNLAILRAMPRYVATGQPVLLGTSRKSFLAKLQGDPEGKIEPDPAGGTAATTALGVAAGVPLFRVHDVALNHQAAIAAWAVHHG, from the coding sequence ATGAATCCGACCACCCCCGACAACCCGACCGCCGCCGCCGAGTTTCGGTTCCCCGGCCGACCCACCATGACGCTCGACCGGCCCCGGCTCATGGGCATCCTCAACCTCACGCCCGACAGTTTCAGCGACGGCGGGAAGTACGACGATTTGGATGTCGCGGTGATGCGCGGGCTGGTCATGGCCCGCGAGGGGGCCGACCTGATCGACGTCGGCGGCGAGTCGTCCCGGCCCGGGGCGGAGCGGGTCTCGGCCGACCAGCAGATCCAGCGGACCGCGGGGGTGATCGAAGCGCTCCGCCACACGCTCGACGGCGAGGGCTACGAACACGTGGCGATCAGCATCGACACCACGCAGGCCAAGGTTGCCCGCGCCGCGCTGGATGCCGGGGCGGGGATGCTCAACGACATCAGCGCCGGCCGCGAAGACCCGGGCATGCTTACCCTCGCGGCCGAGCGAAGCGCCCCGATCTGCCTGATGCATATGCACGGCCAACCCAAAAGCATGCAGGCTGCGCCGAGCTACGAAGACGTGGTGCAAGAGATCGAGGCGTTTCTCGCCGAGCGCGTCGAGGCGGCGGTGGCGGCGGGCGTCGAGCGTTCGCAAGTCGTGATCGACCCGGGCATCGGCTTCGGCAAGACGGTCGAACACAACCTGGCCATCCTCCGGGCGATGCCGCGATACGTCGCCACCGGCCAACCCGTGCTGCTGGGTACCAGCCGCAAGAGCTTCCTCGCCAAACTGCAGGGCGACCCCGAGGGCAAGATCGAGCCCGACCCGGCCGGGGGCACCGCCGCGACCACGGCCCTGGGCGTGGCCGCGGGCGTCCCGCTCTTCCGCGTACACGATGTGGCCCTGAATCATCAGGCGGCGATCGCGGCGTGGGCCGTGCACCACGGCTGA